Genomic segment of Salvia hispanica cultivar TCC Black 2014 chromosome 2, UniMelb_Shisp_WGS_1.0, whole genome shotgun sequence:
ATCAGTTTTTGTCGCATAAAGAATGTTGGtaagtattttttgttttggacAGTGCCAAGGAGGTGAATGGTTTCATTATGCATGTGTTGGGCTTACTCCTGAGACTAGATTTAAGGGAAAGTGGTATTGCCCGACGTGCAGGCAGGTACCACACCACTGAAGATGCATGTATATTGCTCTACACTTTGACAAATTCAATCTACCTAAAAAAGTAGCTGGGTACTAGTAACGATTGATTTTGCAACGAttgtaattgattttttttccgcGCTGCACTACCTTCCTCCTTTTGCATTCGTTTATGTTATCTTTATATATCTCTCAATCTGTTCAtcataactaattttaattttttttatcacccTCCTTACTGAATAttctttgaatttgaaaacatAGCAGCCTCTTGTTTATCATCGaagtattttgtttgtataatatttcaggttcgaaatataaaatcttgCGGTAAACCTAACAGAATCAGTAGCTGTTTCATGCACAACGATGGTACCTTGATTAATTAAGATCGCATCGCTGAGTGTTTTGTCAACTAACCAAATTCAAGTATCaagaattttattattactccaactcgagaaaaataaaaaaaatccacaatTTATTAGAAAAGAGGTGAGGGAGCTTCTGCTGTGTTGCATAATAGTGAGATTGGGATGTGAAGGTTCAGGGAGTCAATTGTTTAAATACAGTTAAACAAAAGTAGGTGTGAAGATTAGTTGCGGTGCTCATGAATATTTTGacagaaattatattaatccTGACTTACACACGGCTTCATGTCACTGCCAAATGGTGTTCCAATGTGCTAGGAATAGGATtgattgataataataattcaagcTAATCCGACATATACCTTGATGGAATGATTGATTTCACATGCTCAACAATCTTATCCTTCAAATAAACAGAgtaatattgtattttatcaATCAATCTACTTGGTAGTATCATTTAACTCAACATACTATTCGCAACAACAGAGTTCACATACACAAGAATGAAGATGATTGTTTAGTGGTATATGAGTATATCCATTACCAATTCCTTAGAGAAATTTATAGAAAGGAGGAGATTAAAAACCATTGAACTCATGAACTTACAATGAGACTTGCGATCACAAGCAAATAACAGGCAATACCAAGGCAAAAGAGGCAAGAttttgagaaagaagaagcttttgtgatttaatttgagGAAAACAAGGTGTAATCCAAAacctaaaaacaaaaataaaggaaaaaagaagaatataaTGGTTGACGGATCCGTAATGAATGTACAACACTATCCCTACAAGCGAACGCCGATTCCAAAACCACCCTTCCGATcactttttccctttcttccCAACGGCTGCCTTCTTTGCCGGAGACTTGACAGTTTTCGCCTGAGCTTTCTTCGCCGCCGGAGCCTTCTTAATAGCATCAATTGGCGTTGTCTTCCGCCCCGGATTAGTCCTCGTTGACGTTCTCGTTGCCTTAGCCGGCGGTTTCTTCGCAATTTCCGGCGCCTTCCTCTTCGTTGCGGCCTTCGCTTTCGCAGGAGCTGCTGCCTTTGGCTTCGCTGCGGGTTTAGCCTTCACAGCCGCTTTCGGCTTCGCTGCAACAGTTTTAGGCTTTGCTGCGGCGGTTTTAGGCTTGGCTGCTGCAGTTTTAGGCTTCGGCTTGGGTTTGGCAGCAGCGACCTTCTCCTTGGAAGCGGCGGCTTTGGACTTCAGCTTCGAGGCAGTCGCCGGCTTCTTCTTAGCCGGCGCAGCAGCAACAGCCGGAACCGGCTTTTGAGAGCGCGCAGAGGGCAATTTAAACGAGTTTTTCACTTTAGCAAGCTTCTCGTTCGCCACGAGCTTCTTCAATTGAACGAGCAAAACCTTCCGGAAATTCGCCGGCAAATTCTTCTCCTTATCCTCAATGAACTTTGTGATCGCGTATTGGCTTGATCCCGTCCTATCCTTGAGCGTGGCGATTGCGTCCTTAATCATCTGCATTCACATAAAACAAATCGAATCGATTAAGAACCCAATTCATCgattacaaaatc
This window contains:
- the LOC125203193 gene encoding histone H1-like, which produces MATTEEPILPNELAVEATAAAGIAEETANDEKAPEKSATVKKVSAPKEAKKKKVPAPRNRNSSHPPYFEMIKDAIATLKDRTGSSQYAITKFIEDKEKNLPANFRKVLLVQLKKLVANEKLAKVKNSFKLPSARSQKPVPAVAAAPAKKKPATASKLKSKAAASKEKVAAAKPKPKPKTAAAKPKTAAAKPKTVAAKPKAAVKAKPAAKPKAAAPAKAKAATKRKAPEIAKKPPAKATRTSTRTNPGRKTTPIDAIKKAPAAKKAQAKTVKSPAKKAAVGKKGKK